One region of Gallaecimonas xiamenensis 3-C-1 genomic DNA includes:
- the barA gene encoding two-component sensor histidine kinase BarA — protein MTRFGLRAWVLILTLAPTLLIGTLLGGYFTLQRYQEVLEHLKDQGIAVIEPLTVAAEPGLVLEDREQLKRLVSAVHRRNTEAIKNIAVYDKDGTPMVSSTFHRDFPLMKLPAGQPIPQIPTFAYNEGRLMLRAPIVADTSFYASYRDKIDPNQPLLGYITIQLNQDGTTVAQHEALFRTLLIVFIGVMVHLLFTWRLLKHVTDPISNMVHAVDRIREGKLDTRVQGVLIGELDTLKNGINAMAKSLDEYHADMQHNIDQATYDLRMTLEQVEIQNIELDKARKRAQEASQVKSEFLANMSHELRTPLNGVLGFARQLMKTQLTPSQTDYLQTIERSAQHLLAIINDVLDFSKLEAGKLQLDTTPYSFHDALFEVVDMMGANAREKGLELCLHLPPDTPDALVGDALRLKQVLTNLMGNAVKFTQAGGVDVVVSHSCREGSDDCEIKVTVTDTGVGIDPKQQQHLFNAFAQADASITRRFGGTGLGLIISKTLVAQMNGQMGLESQLGRGSTFWFTLPVKRANMVFHDALPMEPLQDKTLVLVNGSRRTRQMMTLLMKSWPFVLKSTDDPRLMPQADFVLLDQLERSNVMDLLKQLDKPQGATLIGLSNHADPQVREQLLQLGLDHCLVKPLTAPRLYRALVGDLPSSHQQPLSAPSALAPLPPGRILVVDDNAPNLKLMAALLEDTPCEVHTAASGLLALEAVDKWQFDVIFMDIQMPNMDGVTAMTKIREKLGQGCPPVIAVTAHAMAGEREKLLNQGMDDYLTKPIDERTLHASLLRWLKAKVVLDWDQALKQAGGREALAKDMVKMLVDSLPQTRQELEQALAEGDSEALYQHIHKFNGALAYTGTPSLKNLAHEIETALKKGAATADLEPEVFELIDEMDKLDEEVGRQGLVG, from the coding sequence GCGCCTGGGTATTAATACTGACCTTGGCCCCAACGTTGCTGATCGGCACCCTGTTGGGCGGGTATTTTACCCTGCAACGCTACCAAGAGGTACTGGAGCACCTGAAAGATCAGGGCATTGCCGTTATCGAACCCCTGACAGTAGCGGCCGAGCCCGGCCTGGTGCTGGAAGACCGGGAACAGCTCAAACGCCTGGTCAGCGCCGTGCACCGGCGCAACACCGAAGCCATCAAGAACATCGCCGTCTACGACAAGGACGGCACCCCCATGGTGTCCTCTACTTTCCACCGGGACTTCCCGCTGATGAAGCTGCCCGCCGGCCAGCCCATCCCGCAAATCCCCACCTTTGCCTACAACGAGGGCCGGCTGATGCTGCGGGCCCCCATAGTGGCCGACACCAGCTTCTACGCCAGCTATCGCGACAAGATAGACCCCAACCAGCCACTGCTGGGCTACATCACCATCCAGCTCAACCAGGACGGCACCACGGTCGCCCAGCACGAAGCCCTGTTTCGCACCCTGCTGATCGTCTTTATCGGCGTCATGGTGCACCTGCTCTTTACCTGGCGCCTGCTAAAGCACGTCACCGACCCCATCTCCAACATGGTGCATGCGGTGGATCGCATCCGCGAAGGCAAGCTCGACACCCGGGTGCAAGGGGTGCTGATCGGCGAGCTCGATACCCTGAAAAACGGTATCAACGCCATGGCCAAGTCCCTGGACGAATACCACGCCGACATGCAGCACAACATCGACCAGGCCACCTATGACCTGCGCATGACCTTGGAACAGGTGGAGATCCAGAACATCGAGCTGGACAAGGCCCGCAAGCGCGCCCAGGAAGCCAGCCAGGTCAAATCCGAGTTCCTGGCCAACATGAGCCACGAGCTGCGCACCCCGCTCAACGGCGTGCTGGGCTTTGCCCGCCAGCTGATGAAGACCCAGCTCACCCCCAGCCAGACCGACTACCTGCAAACCATAGAGCGCTCGGCCCAGCACCTGCTGGCCATCATCAACGACGTACTGGACTTCTCCAAACTCGAAGCCGGCAAGCTGCAACTGGACACCACTCCTTACAGCTTCCACGACGCCCTCTTCGAAGTGGTGGACATGATGGGGGCCAACGCCCGGGAAAAAGGCCTGGAACTGTGCCTGCACCTGCCCCCCGACACCCCGGACGCCCTGGTGGGGGACGCCCTGCGCCTCAAACAGGTGCTGACCAACCTGATGGGTAACGCCGTCAAGTTCACCCAGGCCGGCGGCGTGGACGTGGTGGTAAGCCACAGCTGCCGCGAAGGCAGCGACGACTGCGAAATCAAGGTCACCGTCACCGACACCGGCGTCGGCATCGACCCCAAGCAGCAACAGCACCTGTTCAACGCCTTCGCCCAGGCCGACGCCTCCATTACCCGCCGCTTCGGCGGCACCGGCCTCGGCCTTATTATCTCCAAGACCCTGGTGGCCCAGATGAACGGCCAGATGGGCCTGGAAAGCCAACTGGGTCGGGGCTCCACCTTCTGGTTCACCCTGCCGGTGAAAAGGGCCAACATGGTGTTCCACGACGCCCTGCCCATGGAACCTCTTCAGGACAAGACCCTGGTGTTGGTCAACGGCAGCCGCCGCACCCGCCAGATGATGACCCTGCTGATGAAGAGCTGGCCCTTTGTGCTTAAGAGCACCGATGACCCGCGCCTGATGCCCCAGGCCGACTTCGTGCTGCTGGACCAGCTGGAACGCAGCAACGTCATGGATCTGCTCAAGCAGTTGGACAAGCCCCAGGGCGCCACCCTGATTGGCCTGTCCAACCATGCCGACCCACAGGTGCGGGAACAGCTGCTGCAACTGGGGCTGGACCACTGCCTGGTCAAACCCCTGACTGCGCCGCGCCTGTACCGGGCCCTGGTGGGGGATTTGCCCAGCAGCCACCAACAACCCCTCAGTGCCCCCAGTGCCCTGGCGCCCCTGCCCCCAGGCCGGATCCTGGTGGTGGACGACAACGCCCCCAACCTCAAGCTGATGGCGGCCCTGCTGGAAGACACCCCCTGCGAAGTGCATACCGCCGCCAGCGGTCTGCTGGCCCTCGAAGCGGTGGACAAGTGGCAGTTCGACGTCATCTTCATGGATATCCAAATGCCCAACATGGACGGGGTCACCGCCATGACCAAGATCCGTGAAAAGCTGGGCCAGGGCTGCCCGCCCGTCATCGCCGTTACCGCCCACGCCATGGCCGGGGAACGCGAGAAACTGCTCAACCAGGGCATGGACGACTACCTCACCAAACCCATAGACGAGCGCACCCTGCACGCCAGCCTGCTGCGCTGGCTCAAGGCCAAGGTGGTGCTGGACTGGGATCAGGCCTTAAAGCAAGCCGGCGGCCGTGAAGCCCTGGCCAAGGACATGGTCAAAATGCTGGTCGATTCCCTGCCGCAAACCCGCCAGGAACTGGAACAGGCCCTGGCCGAAGGGGACAGCGAAGCCCTTTACCAGCACATTCATAAATTCAACGGCGCCCTGGCCTACACCGGCACCCCCAGCCTGAAAAACCTGGCCCACGAAATCGAAACGGCCCTGAAAAAAGGCGCCGCCACCGCCGACCTGGAACCGGAAGTGTTCGAACTTATCGACGAGATGGATAAGTTGGATGAAGAGGTAGGACGGCAGGGGCTGGTGGGGTGA